In the genome of Monodelphis domestica isolate mMonDom1 chromosome 2, mMonDom1.pri, whole genome shotgun sequence, one region contains:
- the LOC100009913 gene encoding EF-hand domain-containing protein D1-like: MASYELALKLQRRLRLEQEAEGVPTPQQNGFDRVPAPAWPCGSPSPGDEPPAKELTANAGSELKEQLNRHQGIHEGTARPRPIKVFKPYTEFREFSRRQIKDMESLFRRYDSGKDGYIDLMELKLMMEKLGAPQTHLGLKEMIREVDEDLDSKLSFREFLLIFRKAASGELEEDSGLMSLAKLSEIDVAMEGVKGAKNFFEAKVHALSVTSRFEAEIKAEQNARKQEEEDRKHRRALFRERQAAFSQ, translated from the coding sequence ATGGCCAGCTACGAGCTCGCCCTGAAGCTGCAGCGGAGGCTGAGGCTGGAGCAGGAGGCTGAGGGCGTCCCGACCCCGCAGCAAAACGGCTTCGACAGGGTGCCCGCGCCAGCCTGGCCCTGCGGTTCCCCGAGCCCGGGAGACGAGCCACCCGCCAAGGAGCTCACGGCCAACGCGGGCTCCGAGCTCAAGGAGCAGCTGAACCGGCATCAGGGCATCCACGAGGGAACGGCGCGGCCCCGGCCCATCAAGGTCTTCAAGCCCTACACCGAGTTTCGCGAGTTCAGCCGCCGCCAGATCAAGGACATGGAGAGCCTCTTCCGACGGTATGACTCTGGGAAGGATGGCTACATCGACCTGATGGAACTGAAGCTGATGATGGAGAAGCTGGGGGCTCCCCAGACCCACCTGGGACTAAAGGAAATGATCAGGGAGGTGGATGAGGACCTCGACAGCAAGCTCAGCTTTCGGGAGTTTTTGCTGATTTTCCGCAAAGCAGCCTCAGGGGAACTGGAGGAAGACAGCGGCTTGATGTCCCTGGCCAAGCTCTCCGAGATCGACGTGGCCATGGAAGGTGTGAAAGGAGCCAAGAATTTTTTCGAAGCCAAGGTCCATGCCCTGTCCGTGACCAGCCGATTTGAAGCTGAGATCAAAGCAGAGCAGAATGCCCgaaagcaggaggaggaggacagaAAACACCGGAGGGCTCTCTTCAGAGAACGCCAAGCCGCCTTCTCCCAGTAG